A segment of the Lolium perenne isolate Kyuss_39 chromosome 3, Kyuss_2.0, whole genome shotgun sequence genome:
GCGGGAGAAGAAGTGGGAGGACGCTCGTCGCGCGCATGAGGAGGCCGTGGCGCTAGATTCCGTGACCGAGCTCGATGGGGGCTGAGCCGCGGAAAATTATCGCGAAGAGGAAAAAAAAGCCATCCACACCAGGGAGCCCATCGCCGGGCTCTTGCCAAAGAACCGTCGGCACGCAAAAATTGGTTGGGCCCCTACTTCGATGATGGAGTGCTTCAAGTGCGGCAGGTCAAGCCGTTTTCAGGCCAAATGTAATTTCCTCCCGGTTTGCGTGTTGTGTGGTCTAGAAGGCCACCACTTGGCAGACTGGACCACCAAGGGGAGGGTGCTGGAGCTGCACATCCTTGGCCAGGTGATCTTTAGACAGTGGGTTTTCTCCTTGTAATTCGAAAATGATGGTgtagaagaaggggatgcccaataaGGCGATCATCTACTTTAAGGAGGTGGTGCTCATGGCTCGGGAGCTAGACAGTTAGCTCGACAACCTCATGGAAACGGAGTGGGACTAGCAGGTCCAGGACTTCTCCTTCATTTTCGGGGAGACCCTGCGGTTGAGAACAAGGGACGGCAAGCTCTTCCTCCCTCTCAATGGAATGGTGGAAGATATCCGCTTGGCGGATGCGGACCTGGCGCCAGCGGAGCAGCTGTAAGAGGGTGTGGGTGCAGCTCGTCGGTGTGTTGAGAAAGATGCATAGAGTGGAAAAGTTGTTGGACGGCATGACAATGCTTGGCTGGCCTATGAAGGTCGACGAGGACTCGATCAAGCTTCGTCAGCCTCTCCGCATGCTGATGGCATGCTCTAACTCGAGAAAACTCAAGTGCGTTGTTCAGCGGTGCCTTCGCAGACAACACCACCTCCAACTCAAGTGCGGTGTCCGGCGATGATGACGACCACGATGACGTGGATGATCTCAATGCAACGAAGGGGGAGTGGGATGGACTCGGGAAGCAATACAAGTATCGGGTAGTGGTTGGTGATACGGCAGAAAAGTCCCAGAAATCGCCGGTGGCGACGGATGGGGTAGGTACCTCGGCGAGCTCAGTGTTGGCTAGCGGTGCTACACCTGCAGGTGCCACTCCCGGGTGCCTGATCCATCCAAGGAGGTGGGGGTGCTCGACCAATATGGGAGCAACCTTCAACAGAAGGGGACATGGGTATCCTCTATCACAGCTCTCACTACAACATACTCGGTTTTCGCTGACAGTTTTAGTTCGTCAGTAAATGTCAAAAAATCGTAATGGAGATGTGATATTGACTGTTTGGAAATCCGTGGGCAACATCGCATCACAGATAGCTAGGCTGACGGTTTACGCATCTCTTCATGTATTTGTGGTGGCCAAGTCCAAGCTCGGAACACGCATATCCAGTTCATCGTGACAGACTAAAATCGTCACGTGGGCGGTTCCCCGTGTGGCCGACCGCCATGTCAACTTTTATCGGGCCAATGATTGCATGTTACTACTGTCGATTCAATAGCATTATGTCGTCTAGCATGACGACATCTATGTCGTGGCGTTTCGCGCTACTTCCACGATGAACCATCACAGAAAGACATGTGGCGACCTGCAGTAGTACTATGGACTAATAAAACATTGATGCATGGCCTTTTCTAGAGGCACGCAACCGTCTTGCTACAGACGTACCAAGCCTTCTGATGCCGTCACGTGTCCGCTACGACAGGATGCCTGCAGAGGACATACACATGGCCCTCTCGAAGTGCACCATGTAGCCAGTTGCACTGTCGTGCCGTGTGGCATGTACGGACTATTCCCATGACACCCATTTGTTTGGGCCGGCCTAACAGCCTCATTTAGCCAGGTGCGATTAGCTCGGCTAGATGCCCATTTAGCACAGCCCATTTGGCAACACTAGACCCGGGCCTGACTGCGTGGCAACCCATAACTAATGTACATTATACAATACATTGAACCCACCACTTGCATACCGGGCTTTATTTGCCAGTCTGCCTTCTTATTTCCCGTTATTAGCCAATGGTCTCTAAAACCTTGATGAATTGTTAACAGAAAAGTATTCCCTGGACAAATTTGTTAACATCATTGTCGTTGGATCAACAGTTAATACTTGTTGTGCAAAGAATGTGAGAACTAGCATCTTATGCTTGCTCATATCCATTTTGTATTCTGGTTTCTCGTCTTGAAATATTTGAAGTTGTGCTATTTTGTCGTGCATCAGTTTTTTATATCGATCTTACTATATTCTGCACATCGTTATCAATTAATGGCGTAGGAAAGTTCTCCACTATTGTATCAAGTATTTGCTAGCAATGAATATGCTCTGAATAAATATGACATGGCCTCTTATGCTACATCTCTTGTTCTATGTGTTGCTTTATAAGCAAAATACTAGCTACAACTAACTGACGTTGATGACTCAACTGAACTAATTGTATACCTGTTAGCATTGTTTATATCATTGGCACTGGTATGACTCTAGGGTGAACCAGTATATGACTAACAATTATAGAAATCGGATAAATCACTCGCATGTTGGCATGCCAATGCTCGAACTGTTGTATTATTACATTTTTTGCTAACCAATCACGCATGCCAGCATTGCGCGGTGTGCAATATTTGTTAAACTAATTTCATACTGCTGCAAATATTCCTCCATTTTAGAAAAAATAGTGTCCCAAAGCGTGACCAAAATGCTTTGAACTTTGAACACTTCAAATGACAAAAATACTATGAACGCTTCAGATTTTACATGTGCGGCAAAGAGAATGCCTAATCTTCTGTTCCGTGTGCAAGCGGCATTGGAACAAAAATCGAAAAACGTAACCGCCCTATGAAGGATAGTTTACAGGCGGCATTAGAACAAAAACCGAAAAACCTAACCACCGTATGAAGGATTAGAACATGTCTGATAACACACGTCTACCATATAATGTTAAAACACAACGTAGGCGGCGCGACGAAGCGcgcttgtcattgtcaaaacttaACAAGTTATGCTTGTAAAAAATAATTAAACGGGATTGAGGGCGACGGGCCATCCAACGCGTGCAAGCAGCCTCAATTTGGACCAGGTATGAAACCATGGCAGGAGCAATTGAGCAGACGACCGAGTCGTGTACGATCCAGCTAATTAATCATGTCATCTCAGTCATGTTTGATCTCATCGGCCTGTTTCGAGGATAATGTTTTCAAGAACTAATCGATGCATATCCGAGGGGAACTACATACTTGCTTAACGGTAGACGCCATCGACTCGATGCTCGTTCCTGCTAGATAGCTACTTGTCGAGGAGAAGTCAAACAATTTAGCAATGCATATCCTGTACTCCCTACAAATTGATGGAAAATGAAGGTTGATGCATGGCCTAGCCGAAGCGACAGTTAAACTTAATTAAAGTTTAATAGGAAGACGAAATGCGCAACACTATATAAGAAGATGAAATGGAGAGCTTTCTTAATACTACCAGTACAGCTGGCTAGTACTTCCAATCTATCGTAACTGGAGTGCCAAAAACTTCGCGAGTAGAGACCGATCGAATTGAAGCTTTGAGCAAATGGGAGGTAGTCTTTTGTTTTACTGTCTTTCTCCAGATCTTTGTCATTATCTATTTCCTGTTTGATTGATACTTTGTTCTCGTTAATTGATTCCGAGTCCCATGCTGCATGCAGCGGTGCACGGTGTCTGCTACGGCATGGTCGGCGACAACCTCCCGTCGCGAGGCGACGTCGTGCGTCTGTGCAAGTCCCGCAACATCCTCGCCATGCGAATCTACAACCCGGACCAAGAGGCCCTCGCTGCGCTCCGCGGCAGCGGCATCGGCGTCACCCTCGATGTCGGAGGCGTCGACGAGGTCCGGCGCCTCGCCGCTGACGCCTCCTACGCGGCGTCCTGGGTCCGGAGCAACGTCCAGGCTTACTACCCGGACGTGATCATCCGCTACGTCGTCGTCGGCAACGAGATCCCCGCGGCCGACGCCAGCCCCATCCTCCTTCCGGCCATACGGAACGTCAACGccgccctctccgccgccggcctCGGCAGCTCCATCAAGGCGTCCACCGCGGTGCAGTTCGACGTCTTCACCAACTCCTTCCCTCCCTCCAGCGGCGTGTTCGCGCAGCCCTACATGGCCGACGTGGCCCGGCTCCTGGCGAGCACCGGCGCGCCGCTGCTCGTCAACGTGTACCCTTACTTCGCCTACCGGGACAACCCGCGGGACATCCAGCTGAACTACGCCACGTTCCAGCCAGGGGCCACAGTGAGGGACGACGGTAACGGGCTGGTCTACACGAACCTCTTCGACGCCATGGTCGACGTCGTCTACGCTGCGCTGGAGAAAGCCGGCGCGCCGGGCGTGAGGGTGGTCGTGTCGGAGAGCGGGTGGCCGTCGGCCGGCGGGTTCGCGGCGACCGTGGAGAACGCGAGGAGGTACAACCAGGGATTGATCGACAATGTCGTGACCGGGACGCCGAGGCGGCCAACTGCGGCGATCGAGACGTACCTGTTCGCCATGTTCAACGAGAACAGCAAGCCCGGAGACGCAACGGAGAAGAACTTCGGGCTGTTCTACCCGAACATGCAGCCCGTGTACCCGGTCACCTTCCCGAATTAACAACTGCCAAGACCCAAGGCCGCAAGGGTAGCGACAGAGTTATGCGTCGACGTCAATAAAATGTGTATCTTTccctcaaaaataaaataaattggGTATCTAAAAAATATTCTCCATGTTCTATAGCCTCGTGCCAAAGAGTGAGCTGCAAATTCGCACCTCTAAGGATATGCTTGACAGAACAAAACCCGTCAAAAGACTAAATCATCTTCTTATGTGTTCAACCACAACATGGGTACTAGACACAGGAATATTCCTGAGCCTGATATTACTTTTTTTTAACTACATGCATGATTCACCATATAACATCAAGGTGGTTTATTACTTAATCTGCCTTTAAGTTACATGGTGTATATCATCAACCACTAATTTGCAGAAAACTGGGAGGCAAAGTTTCTTGCAGACTATTATTTCAGAACTTGTCAGATTTGCCCAAGCTACGTATTTTTTGATTTTGTTCAGTTTTtttggagagctggaaacaaattTTGGGCCCGGCATGTTATCAAGTTCACGTGTACCTTTCTATCACCATATTTTCGGGTTAGTTGCTGAGAACTACTCGCTCGGAAGGGCGCAGAGTGGTGAAAAATTGTGTTTGAAAGAACGAAAGAGTGATTTCGTAACATTTACTTTAAATAGAAAAATATCACAACTTGCAAAATTTGATAGATAGGACATGTCGACGAAAAAACTAATACCATTGCtctacaaaacaaaacaaaacaaaaatggtCTAAGCCTTTTCTTTGCATGGAGTGTTTAAAACTCAACTTTCTCAGGAAAAATTTACCAACATAGATGAGAAGGAAAGGTTCGACTTTAGCTGGCGAAGGATGATTTGGTGCTCCACTTCCTCCGCTCGTAGCTACACAGATTCAAATGAAATAACTAAACACGATACGGCCTTTCTAGCAAGCGGCACTTCTTTCCCCTTCGTCCCGCCCCCAACCTCTCTCCCCGTTCTCCTCCAGATCtagggccggctggcccctcccctctcctctccggcggcggccggcgatgAGTAGGGCGAGGGTCCCCTCCCTGTACGGTAGTAGACTAGGTCTAGCTTTTTGCTGTGTTGTTGGCTCTATGTCGTTAGTTTGGAGTAGTTCGCCAGATCTTGGCCATGTCCGGCGGTTTCCggtggtcttcctcttcttcgtggTGCTCCAATGGTTGGAGACGAAGGCGGAGAGGGGCTGTACTGCCGGCATCTCCATGAATAAGGCTGCTGGTGCTGCAGGTCGCCTGGTTGCtgattcccttcttcttctcttcaacCACCGAGGTGATGGCGAAGCGGAGAGGGAGCGAGAAGCTCCTGGTCGACTTGCACATCATGGTTCGCTTGCTGCTATCTTCAGTAGTTCCTCAGCGGGGGACATGCGACGGCGGTGGCCGTCTTGCCTTCGCTTCTTATGGCCGGttggcggccctcctcagccaCAATCTGGTGGCTGCTCAACCTCCAGGCCACAGGCCATTTCGGAGGATGATCAACTCCAGCCGAAGATTCCACAGAGGTGCTATCCCAAGTGGTATGTCCCcggtgactgatacgtccaaaacgtatctactttcccgaacacttttgctattgttttgcctctaatttgtgtattttggatgcaactaacacggactaacgctgttttcagcagaactgctctggtgtctcgtttttgtgcagaaatccaactttcaggaaaatcctcggaatttatgcagaaggtcctattttcccagaatattggcggagccagaagggcaagccaggttggggcccgagggccccacacactaggccggcgtggcccaggaggggcccgcgcggccctagtgtgtggcggcctcggtcggcccccgacgccctccttcggactatttattgccttcgacctaaaaacgcacgggaagaagtcgaagtcgccagaaagcctccagaacgccgccacatcgcgaaactccgtcccgggagccagaagtctccgttctggcactccgccgggacgtggaattggaggagatcatcgccattatCACCACCGAAGCctgtccatcaaccagccatgtttcccccatccatgagtgagtaattcccccgctgtaggccgaaggggatggtagggattggatgagattggtcatgtaatagcataagattgttagggcatagtgcctagtgtccgtaattggtactttgatgatattgttgcaacttgttatgcttaatgcttgtcattagggcccgagtgccatgatctcagatctgaacatgttattgtttcatcatgatattcattgttttatgatcttacctacaagttatatacacatgtcgctatccggaaccaaggaccccgaagtgacaagaatcgggacaaccggaggggatggtagtgatgtgaggatcacatgtgttcacggagtgttaatgctttgctccggtactctattaaaaggagtaccttaatatccagtagattcccttgaggcccggctgccaccggctggtaggacaaaagatgttgtgcaagtttctcattgcgagcacgtacgactataattggaacacatgcctattgattgctttgtacttggacaccgttttattattatctgcaaatgccctgctatgattgttacatgagtttctctcatccatgcaacgcccgttatccgtccccgtgcctacagtattttaatcctgctgtttactataattactattcTTTGTCTACcatttactctgctgctgttatttcactactgctactgctataaaactgttactactgataaactcttgcgagcaagtctgtttccaggtgcagctgaattgacaactccgctgttaaggctttcaagtatcctttgtctccccttgtgtcgaatcaataaattgggttatactacccgcgaagactgctgcgatcccctatacttgtgggtcatcaagactgttttctggcgccgttgccggggagcatagctttatttggaagttcacttggattgatattgttcgctgcaaattctccatcatgggtaaaactcgcgattctaaagtcgccatattaccatccactacaagaaaaggtacaactctgagtacctctgctgctcttgattcaccatctgtgataagtcaacttgtttcaccgccgcaagcttcacttgctggtacgtctgctgaatgtgaaaactctcataatattgataatgtttctgctgtgcttgatgatagtggttcattgggatcatttctagatgctacaattgctaggtctagacaaattgaaaatgctgaaactcctaatgaaaatgctactacacctgttaattcacctgaacttgattattctagtgatgatcctgatgaagattatgtggagcttaatgatgattttattaatagatgcaatgctactgctgatgcaagaaaaattaaaaagtttctcacacaatatactgttagacataagttatctcctgatcctaaatttgccacatctcctatatgcattaaggataaagattatgatttttctcttgatctatctcatatagctattgtagagaaagcacccttttatgGTACTgagaaagaaagtgctgtagaacacatgattgaactttcttctatgagtagcttgttttctgatgatgtcaagatgcgtacttactttgtcgctaaaatttttcctttctcattaaaggatgatgctaaaacttggtataataatttgcctcctggttctattaaaagtccaactgatctgcgtgatgttttctttcgaaagtactttcccgctagtgctcaacatattgctttatagaaaatttataggtttgaccagggagatgaagagaaattgcctgaggcgtgggaaagattttgttctcttatcagagctcgacctggacatgatttagaaaagaatgatctacttgatatattttatagtggactaaccattgagtctagagcatatttggatagttgtgctggttgtgttttcagg
Coding sequences within it:
- the LOC127345711 gene encoding glucan endo-1,3-beta-glucosidase GV codes for the protein MGAVHGVCYGMVGDNLPSRGDVVRLCKSRNILAMRIYNPDQEALAALRGSGIGVTLDVGGVDEVRRLAADASYAASWVRSNVQAYYPDVIIRYVVVGNEIPAADASPILLPAIRNVNAALSAAGLGSSIKASTAVQFDVFTNSFPPSSGVFAQPYMADVARLLASTGAPLLVNVYPYFAYRDNPRDIQLNYATFQPGATVRDDGNGLVYTNLFDAMVDVVYAALEKAGAPGVRVVVSESGWPSAGGFAATVENARRYNQGLIDNVVTGTPRRPTAAIETYLFAMFNENSKPGDATEKNFGLFYPNMQPVYPVTFPN